One genomic window of Ictalurus punctatus breed USDA103 chromosome 23, Coco_2.0, whole genome shotgun sequence includes the following:
- the alg2 gene encoding alpha-1,3/1,6-mannosyltransferase ALG2, with translation MVRVVFLHPDLGIGGAERLVVDAAVALRSRGCSVQIWTAHYDSQHCFSETLSPDLPVVCVGDWLPTSVCGYLHAICAYLRMIYVALYLVFLSGEEYDVVFCDQVSACIPVLRLARHRKKVLFYCHFPDQLLTERRSLLKRLYRAPIDRLEELTTGMADLVVVNSKFTANIFKETFPNLAAIQTDVLYPSLNTSTFDQNVGDLEGLIPEHRRFLFLSINRYERKKNLPLALQALAALRGRISTRQWEQVHLVMAGGYDERVAENVQHYAELRSLAASLGLEEHITFLRSFSDHQKVALLSKSTCVLYTPSGEHFGIVPVEAMYMQCPVIAVASGGPLESVADGETGYLCQPTAESFAEAMQRFVVDPELKQHIGKAGRERVLGRFSLQAFTDQLYQYVISLIN, from the exons ATGGTGCGAGTGGTCTTTTTGCACCCTGATTTGGGAATAGGAGGTGCGGAGCGGCTGGTGGTGGATGCAGCTGTAGCTCTGCGTTCCCGTGGATGCAGTGTCCAGATCTGGACAGCACATTATGATTCACAGCACTGCTTCTCAGAAACACTCTCGCCGGACCTGCCCGTGGTGTGTGTTGGCGACTGGTTGCCCACCAGTGTGTGTGGGTACCTCCATGCCATCTGTGCCTACCTGCGCATGATTTATGTAGCTCTCTACCTGGTGTTTCTCAGCGGAGAGGAGTATGATGTCGTTTTCTGTGACCAG GTGTCTGCATGTATTCCTGTCTTGCGTCTGGCGCGCCACAGGAAGAAGGTCCTCTTCTACTGCCACTTCCCCGATCAATTGTTAACGGAGAGGCGTTCTCTTCTCAAGCGTCTCTACCGTGCGCCCATAGATCGTCTGGAGGAGTTGACAACCGGCATGGCCGACCTCGTCGTAGTCAACAGCAAATTCACCGCCAACATCTTCAAGGAGACCTTCCCCAATCTGGCTGCGATTCAAACAGATGTCCTTTACCCCTCTCTGAACACGTCCACTTTCGATCAGAATGTAGGCGACCTTGAGGGGCTGATCCCTGAGCACCGGCGCTTCCTTTTTCTCTCAATAAATCGctatgagagaaagaaaaatctgcCGTTAGCATTGCAAGCGCTGGCTGCGCTGAGGGGGCGGATTTCAACTCGCCAATGGGAACAGGTACACCTGGTTATGGCAGGAGGCTATGACGAGCGGGTGGCTGAGAATGTGCAGCACTATGCCGAGCTGCGCTCTCTAGCCGCCTCTCTTGGCCTGGAGGAGCACATCACCTTTCTGCGCTCTTTCTCTGACCACCAGAAGGTGGCACTGCTAAGCAAAAGCACATGTGTCCTTTACACGCCCAGCGGTGAGCACTTTGGAATCGTACCTGTTGAGGCCATGTACATGCAATGCCCCGTGATTGCTGTAGCCTCTGGAGGACCTCTGGAGTCTGTGGCAGATGGAGAGACCGGCTACTTGTGCCAGCCCACAGCTGAAAGCTTTGCCGAAGCCATGCAGCGATTTGTGGTTGACCCGGAGCTTAAGCAGCACATAGGGAAGGCAGGAAGGGAAAGGGTGCTAGGGCGCTTTTCTCTGCAAGCTTTCACCGATCAGCTTTACCAATATGTCATCAGTTTGATCAACTAA